TAGCTTGACGTCATCCGGTGAAAGTATCTATCGTGGCATTCTGCGAATAAACAGGGTCTAACTCAGTGGGATATACATCACCGCGTATTTCCCGAGCGCATCGCTGCGCTCTTCGCTTTTCAAGGTCGAGACGTTTATGACTTTATGGGGCAATTACCGTGCTGTACGGCAACTTAGTTTGCGGATACGGTTAACTTCTGCTCATCCTTCCATAAAGCAAAACCGTAAATCGTCTtgaaaatctttctctcttatcgAGATGAATTTTTAAGTATCGATTCGATTAATATTGCATGAGTGATTCTACGAATATAAAGatcataaaatgtaagaaatagTGAAAGAGCTTTTCTGTCTTAGAGAAAGATCAAGGctcaattgtatttatattttgaaaataaaaatattatttagaattttcgTATTCTTTCAACTTCTGTAAACTCCTTTCAGTTTTAACccatatatattttgcaaaagcGCTTTCTGCCTTGTCTTTTATAGAATACTTATGTTTGCATTTCAGTACAAAGCAAAGTAAGATGTACGAAGCAATTGATGGAGGTGGATATAGTGAGGAGTAGTCCGCAGGCGAAGATATATCTCCAACAATTCAAGCATTTTCCGggtgaatatatttaaatattttatgtttggTGCTGCGTGTAAATCAAAATTACGACTCACCATTGAATTTCTACTTTTGCAGACGAGGCCTGTAAGCCGCACTTTCACGATGGCGTAGCCACGTTTAAATTATCGCTGCTGGAACAGGACATGTTACGGTGCGGCATTACAAGAGTCGTCAACAAAGTCACGGTAAGGGATCATAATTTCGTTTAACGAAAAACTACCGATTTAAGTACCAGACTGTCGCGCGGAAAAACTCCCCCCGcgtttatatacaatatgcgAGATATAACGTTATAGCGGGATTATGGATTTTGATGACGCAGGGTCAAAAGATGTACTATCATCGAGTAATAGTGGAGGAGCCCGCGGATTCCAGCAAGCACACGTTCACGGTGAAATGCGTAATCACCGAAGTTGTCGTGGAGCCAGAAATCGCCGTCGCGGCCAATCACACGGCGGTACGGCGGAGCGTTCTTCCGGCGGGCTTTCAGGAACCCGAGTAAGTCATCAATCATTCGACATTAAGGCGTTTGGTATTACGACACGAGGTATCCGGCATCCGTCATGAGGCGCGGGCGCAATCGCGTTCGCTTTTGTCGTTGCGATAAATATGCGTAATTCATCGTGGCGCAAGTAATAACAGGCAATAAAGTCGGAGATTGTGTGCGAGTTCTGGGTAACGTGAAATAGAAGAAATCGTAAGAGGAGGCGCATCCTGCTAATGAGCGTGATATTTATCAAATCTATTAGATTGACTTAGCCAGTCCCGGGAGATTCCTTGGACCTCGTAGCTTTTCATTTCTCGCCAGTCATCCGACGGTGTTAATCGCGTCGTACCGCGATAGACAAGACTCTCTCACACGTACTTCCCTCGTACGAAATGATCCCTCGGCATGGGCAAACGAGTGGCTTTAATTACCCGGAAGTCGCGcctatcgcgcgcgcgcgcgcgcgctcgcgagtGTGAGAGAAAAACTTCTCCCCGTACGGAAGTCCGACCTGCCATTTTGGTGAACGTGACAATCGCATCCTGTCGGATCCTGCAACGAGCATTATCGTCGTGCAAAAAGCGCTGTTAAAAAGCTTCTTAGCTGATagtgatttattaaaagataacttCGAGCAAGAAAATTTATCGCCGCATTTAAATCGCTGCGAGCATTCCCTTTTTCTTCCGATCGACTTTTctcgttaaaaaataactatgttTGCTGAATGCAAAGCGGCAATATAATTCGCTAAGTGATACACGCCTTCTTCCGTTCCTCGTCGTCTCCGAGAGATAGGAAAGTTGGAAAAAGCTTCGTATCGTCTTTTCATATCTCGACGACGAGATgtgtaataaatgattttaagaTCGCCCAGTATAATGAAGTGCAATTACGTCGTACTGCACGCCACCCAAATGGATGAATATGAGCGTTATCGTTTCCCGCCTCATCGTGAACGTAGATCTTGTTGACGCCGTTAGTTTCGCAGAACGGATATTAGCGGCAGGAATATCGTGTCTTATTAAATTCGCAATCAGGGGATCTTCTGGGGCATGTCGCAaggggtttttttttctttcaatcgcCGGACGAGACAGCGATTTATCGAGCGAAAACTGGTCGCCTACGATCTGCGTGCCTACACAGAACAGATACGATGATCTGCACGCGAAGAGGATGGCACGGCAGTGGGCTGTTTATCGAGGACGGCAAGAGATTGTGTGGAAAATTCGATAATTACAAAACGATCAAACGGCCGATCCACATTCGAGCGAGCGAGTCGTTTCACCTGACCTGAATATGCATGCAGCGGCCAGCTAGACCACTGCAGCTAGGAGTCATCGTCGTCGGGAGTTCGTAATTTGCAAAACGAGTCGAGATGCTGCCCGTCTGATTTATTTGCACAACGGCTCGAACGCAACACGTTGCAGCTGCTGCTGGAAAAccagtaatatattttaatccgCGAGAGGCCTAATCGACATTCCTGCCTGTTTCTTCTTCACCTCGAAAATCGCTTGACGGGTCACTCACATCCAGTTCGCGCGGAGCTATTTCAGCCGGAATAGCCACGTCGTTTACGTGCGGTTTGACGCGAATACGCAGAAATAAGGTGAGGTACGGCCGGCGATTGAGATACAGGGAAAATTGCATCGAGCACGGCAAAAGACGTTGGCGATTTATGGCTCGGCCATAGGAAGATGGAAGCCacggagaagagagagagagaaggatggAAGAAGTAAACGTTGAGATTATGGAAATGAGCTTCCGCGGCGtgattaaataacaaattcttcCTGCAGCCTTGGATTCAAGTGAATTCTAGAATGACCGTTTGAGCAGATGCCAAGGAATTTTTGTGAGGCTGAATGCTGAAGAGGTAGCGCGACGCAGGTGACGGCCTCTCTCgaaatctctctttctctccgaaGGAGAGACTGACGTTAAAAGTGTTCCTCGCAGGTGGAATTTAATAGCGGGACTGATAGTCCTGTTGCGTAACGTTAAAACACACGATGACATTACGAGTGCCGATTTTACGAGTGCGACGAACGCGCGGCGGAGCAGCGCCAAGTCCATTGTGCAACGGTTCCTCCGCAGCTGGTGGAAAAGGTATACGCGCGCGATTTTAGCACGTCGAGGAGTGCCGAGGAAAGAAGAGAGGTCCCTGCCGGCAGATCCCTTGCCTTCCCCCGAACGAAAGTCGCTACGTCGCCGCCGGTCGACATTCTTCAAGTGCCCTCCGGGGACGTGCTCTCGAGAAAACACTGCGAGGAATTTTTATCGCGACCGCCGCCGGCCGTCGAGGTACTAATTTATTGGCGTTAATCGAACGTACGCGGATCGGACCTCGCGCGAATTCCGTGGATCTCGCCGCACAGTCCGTTACCacgaaatctttatttaatcaacATCGCTGTGTGTCCTGAATGTGAGCCACGCGGATGTAAAATCCATTAATCGTTCCCGCGTATAGAGCTGCACGATTTCTACGTGAAATTTGCTTATTAATTTCtgaagaataattatttgattagtTCTCTTTACTTCCGAAGAGAATTTAAGTGACGGACAGCTAAGTAGAAACAGGAAATTCTAAGGATTCCTCCAGCTAACGACGGACACTCGAATGAATTTCTCCCCCGAGCATATCTCTGATACATCGCGTGTCTCCTTCCATAGAAAATAAGTCGCGTAATTAAGTGGTTTTTACAGAACCGCTGTATAGCGTATACGAAAGGTCGTCACGTGTCAGAAAGCGACTTAACAAAGCCGCGCTGTGTcgaagatatgaaaaaaaaaagagagagagagagagaacgacgGTTCGAGAGAAGAGGGAATcgtgtaaaataacacgagtCACAGTCTCATAATAATGACTAATGGTTCCCGATGTACCCGTCCCGATACCTTGTTATCAAACCGCATTCGTCCGTGTGCGCGCACGAACCTTTTATTTTAGAACCCGATCTACAGTCTCCGTTCTACCTCGCTCTACTTTGCCACGGGTTCTCCTCCACCTGGCAATTTCACGGTCTACCCATTCTGGCAAGCATTCGTCTTCATTACTTCGTCTGTCACCGCATGACGATCCACTACGTCGCTCGCCTACCGCGCGATATCAAACGCCACAACGCCGCGGAAGCGAGAGATGAGTCTGCACGAACTAGATCACGCGTGTATTACCGGCTTGGAATTGATTTACGTATTCGAAAAATGCAATCTGCACGTACGAATGGTTCGCCGTTTATTtactgtttttcttttttttttccaaaatagaTCGTGCtcatcgcgcgcgcgtaatcTTCCGTGATTTTGCATAAGACCGTGAAGTAGGTCGAATCTTCCTACGGAGATAACTGCGGCAGCGTCACAGGTCATCGCGATGTTCTTACGCTCTGGTGTGGCATGTACAAACTGCCGCCGGAATCGCGTGTTTGGACACGCAACATTGATCATCGCACCATGGCCAGGTGTTCGCCCTCATGACTTCATTTTGGAAAGTAGGCGATTGTGACCTTGCGGTCTTCGGCTCTGTCCGTTCGTTGTACAGTTCTTTGCGGATTcgatagatttaaataaaaaatccgcACGAACCGAACGTACGTAATTTAAAGCGTGACTTATTACATCTGTGACGCAAatccataaaaataataaagagaaagagctcataaaaataaatatcaagagTCAAGTTTTAgagtttattataaacattatttttaatatatatttccgtTCATGTGCATTTTGTAACTTCTAAATcggattttgaaaaaatttatttatctgctTTAGAGTAATAGACATACGTGAGGAAATTTCGGGTTCAGCCCCAGTTCCGATTCTCGGCGTTGGAGTGAGGCAGGGTGGAGCTTTGGTGACCGGCGAGCTGAACGTTAGTCCTGGTACACCGTTGCagatggaaatatttttggaCAACGACTCAGCGCCGATCTACGGTCTGCTGGTGACTTACATGCTGGTTACAGATACCAAGACGCAGGAGGAAACGATTATTATTAACGGGTAATTGACATTAACATCGATGCCGTTACGTCGTAGCGTAATTGAAGAAATATCGTTTCACATTTTATGTGCCATGCAATATCCGTATAATTTGCGCGCAGGTGTTCCGTCGATCCTTACTTGTTCGAAAATTTCAACACCGTGGACGGCGACTTCCTGACGGCGAAATTCCGAGCCTTCAAGTTTCCCGAAAGCACCTACGTTCAGTTCCGCGGCACCGTTAACGTCTGCTTGGATAAGTGTCCAGGGGTACAGTTTTAGTCTTTCGTAGcgcacaattttttaattccatttATACGAtcgttattctttttttttttgcttattcATGCCACTTCTCACCCTCTTGACGAACTTATAAAGATGTGTATGTGTTTATTTCAGATCGAGTGCAGTAATGGCCAAATCGGCTTCGGGCGAAAAAGGCGAGCCATTGAAATGTCGGGCACCGACAAGAATAAATTGTTCGAGGTAACCATGTCAACGTTCATTAAGGTTGATTCCACGGATGACGTCAAGATCGATCAAGGTATATATCTTCATCTCGCCAAGTGAATGAACGTTTGAATAATTACCGTGTATTCCTCATGTTTATGGCTTCTGTTACAACGTGTACATCTCTACTTCGAATTGTTATTAGTACTATCGGGATTCATCAGGAAGGGAAAGAACCGGACACACACAAAGGAGAGAGCAGTGATCGAAGAAGTCAGGGAGCAGTCTAACCCTACGACAATCAGGACGCATGAAAGAACATTTCTCGCAGAAGAAATAAAGGAACAGTTTAAATATAAGGTCACCGAGGTGGTACTCAATAGTTCCTCGTGTAACACGCTGAGTTTATCTCTCCTTTTGGTTCTTCTTTGTTTCTACAAACTCTTGTAGAGATTTGTGTTTCCTGACAATTGATTACTAACTGTAAATAACGTGCAGTCTGAGATACGTTAAAAACGTGAAGAAAAGTAAGAAGTGTCGCTTCTGGGAATGACTAGTTAACTTGCTCACTAATAATAATCGAGAGATTTTGATTTATCACAACAGCAGATCACTAATTATATAGACAATGGTGATAATAGACTGTGCATAATCAAAATATGCCTAGAAGACCATTGAATGAAATTTGATTTACCGATGTTTCCAAGTACCGTAATTTTTTCGAAAGAAAACTTGttaaacaatgtaaaattctCGTCCATATTGAAGTACTTTTGAgtgatattgaaaatatatttaataagaatcgATTCCTCGTGCTAGGCAACAAATTCGATATAATTAAACTGTCGAATTTGTGAACTTTAAAGAAAGATTAAGAGACGGATTTACCATCTTGACGCTAACATAATAAGCAATAACATAATTTCTCCGTTCTGCGACCGCCGAATTTTCAATCGACACGTTCCAGTTTTTAGttctattatactttttttaattatctcgtAAGTAACTGCCGTATCTCTTGATAGAGTAACTGCCAAAAGAAAATTGGCCTTTGCGAGCGGAGAAAGATGAAGACCTAGTCGTGCGACGAggtgtaatattaaatatgcgacttaattaattaataagtaattatattattaattgcgtATTTGTAatctcaatttaattattacgttaaacaaatgtaaaataaataaatcgacAGCAGACATGACAGTCATTTCTTTAGATCATAATTAGAATTATTCCTTAATACTCGTTAAAAACgaactataatattaataagtaattaaaactttCGTCGGGTAAGGAGATGCATACGGGAGGAATTATGGAAGagattataaacattataaaccattaatagtataaaatataataaaacatgtataataaaacatacatGGAATGTTTAACGATagaaaactttacaaaatacattttttggctcatgtatataatatgtatataatatccagtatgtgataaaatatgtaaaatttaaccaTAATTTGAGGTACTTTCAAAATATACTTTCATACGTTTTTACTTGTATCACATTCGGAAAATTCCGAATTTAAGTATATACTTTCGTatgttttttacttatattacaTTCGGAAAATTCCGAATTTAGTATCAGGTATGGGCGCGTTTAGACTCGCTGACAAACTCAAGCCAAGCACGACTCGCGTATCCACTGGATCAATTACACCATCATCccatattctaaaaaatattagaatattcgTGAAAcaagattaattttctttttttacgcaCCAATAATTTACCTAGCACTAGAATAATATGGACTGCCTTCTTTCTCGAATTGTTGTATAATTGGATTTTTGAgattctcttcttcttctcgaGTCCACTGCAAAatcgaaatatatattctatttgcatttaaaaaatcaaacgttaaaccACACCTGTTTGCCTTCCCTCGCACGTTGATCCCTCGTGATTTGCGCTAATACGCTTGCTGCTTGTTCTCCTCCCATTACAGATATTCTAGCGTTTGGCCAAGAATAGAGAAAACGTGGAGAATAAGATCGACCACACATCCctattcaaatattatctTAAGTACTTTCCCTCTCTTACttcagaaagaaaatattaaaaatattaatagagttaaaacaaaaaataccaTAATTCCCAGCGCCATATGAACCCCCGATTATTACTGTAATCTTTGGCACCTGCGCGCATGCTACCGCTGTTACCATTTTAGCACCATTTTTGGCAATTCCTCCCGATTCTGCATCTCTACCCACCATAAACCCTATATTaagaaacttataaaattgtacattgCGTAATGCgaactttataaaacaaaataacacaaatttGTTCATAAGTTCAGAAATGAGTTTTTTTTAGTTCATTGATCACATTTGTGCAAA
This DNA window, taken from Monomorium pharaonis isolate MP-MQ-018 chromosome 6, ASM1337386v2, whole genome shotgun sequence, encodes the following:
- the LOC105839400 gene encoding uncharacterized protein LOC105839400, whose protein sequence is HQYDVSHPYGSFLCRPGRFARNARKTCSAQSRGPLLFAPVSLVQSKVRCTKQLMEVDIVRSSPQAKIYLQQFKHFPDEACKPHFHDGVATFKLSLLEQDMLRCGITRVVNKVTGQKMYYHRVIVEEPADSSKHTFTVKCVITEVVVEPEIAVAANHTAVRRSVLPAGFQEPEVIDIREEISGSAPVPILGVGVRQGGALVTGELNVSPGTPLQMEIFLDNDSAPIYGLLVTYMLVTDTKTQEETIIINGCSVDPYLFENFNTVDGDFLTAKFRAFKFPESTYVQFRGTVNVCLDKCPGIECSNGQIGFGRKRRAIEMSGTDKNKLFEVTMSTFIKVDSTDDVKIDQVLSGFIRKGKNRTHTKERAVIEEVREQSNPTTIRTHERTFLAEEIKEQFKYKVTEVVLNSSSCNTLSLSLLLVLLCFYKLL